The Hymenobacter sp. DG01 genome has a segment encoding these proteins:
- a CDS encoding sulfate adenylyltransferase subunit 1: MDLLRFITCGSVDDGKSTLIGRLLYDSESVSLDVLAALEKRQASNGTVDLALLTDGLRAEREQGITIDVAYKYFTTPRRKFIITDAPGHVQYTRNMVTGASNADLAIVLVDARQGVIEQTRRHTLIAALLGIRHFVLAVNKMDLVGYDEAVFAKIATDYAELTNHFNLPAATAIPLSALNGDNVVKKSVLLPWYTGPSLLEHLESVPGASETAAPGRFQVQYVIRPQTAELPDYRGYAGQIQSGQYRRGDRVTVLPSGLQSEIEAIEVNQQEVDAASAPQAVVLRLRDDVDVSRGDSIVPLAEAPTLTRELEATLCWMSEQPLWPGRKLLVQHHSALVKAAIPAILYKVNVHTFARAAADSAQLNDIVRVRLKTALPLAVDTYLENRASGSFILVDELTGDTVAAGLVEAADSEYFTLPVGPPVAYSI, translated from the coding sequence ATGGACTTACTTCGATTTATCACCTGCGGCAGCGTCGATGACGGCAAAAGCACCCTGATTGGGCGGCTACTCTACGACTCCGAATCGGTGTCGCTGGACGTGCTGGCGGCCCTGGAAAAGCGGCAGGCCTCTAATGGCACCGTGGATTTGGCTTTGCTGACGGATGGCTTGCGGGCTGAGCGCGAGCAGGGCATCACCATTGATGTCGCCTACAAGTATTTCACTACCCCCCGCCGCAAGTTCATCATTACCGATGCGCCGGGCCACGTGCAGTACACCCGTAACATGGTAACCGGCGCCAGCAACGCCGACCTGGCCATTGTGTTGGTAGATGCGCGCCAGGGCGTGATTGAGCAAACCCGCCGCCATACGCTCATTGCCGCCCTGCTGGGCATCCGGCACTTTGTGCTGGCCGTGAACAAGATGGATCTGGTAGGCTACGACGAAGCCGTGTTCGCCAAGATTGCCACCGACTACGCCGAGCTGACCAACCACTTCAACCTGCCCGCAGCCACGGCTATTCCGCTCAGCGCCCTCAACGGCGACAACGTGGTGAAGAAGTCGGTGCTCCTACCCTGGTACACTGGCCCGAGCCTGCTGGAGCACCTGGAAAGCGTGCCCGGCGCTTCGGAAACGGCCGCGCCGGGTCGCTTCCAGGTCCAGTACGTCATCCGGCCCCAAACCGCCGAGCTGCCCGATTACCGTGGCTACGCCGGCCAGATCCAGAGCGGCCAGTACCGCCGCGGCGACCGGGTAACGGTGCTACCCTCCGGCCTGCAGTCGGAAATCGAAGCCATTGAAGTAAACCAGCAGGAAGTTGATGCGGCCTCCGCGCCCCAGGCCGTGGTGTTGCGCCTGCGCGACGACGTGGACGTGAGCCGCGGCGACTCCATTGTGCCGCTGGCCGAGGCCCCTACCCTCACCCGCGAGCTGGAAGCTACCCTTTGCTGGATGAGCGAGCAGCCCCTGTGGCCCGGCCGTAAGCTGCTGGTGCAGCATCATTCCGCGCTGGTGAAAGCGGCCATTCCGGCCATCCTCTATAAGGTGAACGTGCACACCTTCGCCCGCGCCGCCGCCGATTCGGCCCAGCTCAACGACATCGTGCGGGTGCGCCTGAAAACGGCCCTCCCCCTGGCCGTGGACACCTACCTGGAAAACCGCGCCTCCGGTTCCTTTATCCTCGTCGATGAGCTGACCGGCGACACCGTGGCGGCCGGCCTCGTGGAAGCCGCCGACTCCGAGTACTTCACCCTGCCCGTCGGTCCGCCGGTGGCCTATTCTATTTAG
- a CDS encoding phosphoadenylyl-sulfate reductase, which translates to MSAATAAPAVRALLDDLRPRLIQATALERLRLVAERFPEQAVFSTSFGLEDQIISHLIFSHQLPIQVFTLDTGRNFQETYATWNKTLLKYEQPIAVYYPQRESVEQLMLAKGPNSFYESVENRKECCHIRKVKPLNRALAGKAAWVTGIRAEQSQNRQTMDPVEWDAAHNLVKIHPLFDWTWDQAVAFTQENGVPVNTLHQQGFVSIGCAPCTRAIRPGEDFRAGRWWWEDLSAKECGLHATAHHNGPDPVVEPVPAG; encoded by the coding sequence ATGTCAGCAGCAACTGCTGCGCCGGCCGTCCGCGCCTTGCTCGACGACCTGCGCCCCCGGCTGATCCAGGCTACGGCCCTGGAGCGGCTGCGCCTCGTGGCTGAACGCTTCCCCGAACAGGCCGTTTTTTCGACCTCTTTCGGCCTGGAAGACCAGATTATCAGCCATTTAATCTTCAGCCACCAGCTTCCCATTCAGGTTTTCACCCTCGATACGGGCCGGAATTTCCAGGAAACCTACGCCACCTGGAACAAGACCCTGCTGAAGTACGAGCAGCCCATTGCGGTGTACTACCCCCAGCGGGAAAGCGTAGAGCAGCTGATGCTAGCCAAAGGCCCTAACTCCTTCTACGAGAGTGTGGAGAACCGCAAGGAGTGCTGCCATATCCGCAAAGTGAAGCCCCTGAACCGCGCCCTGGCCGGCAAAGCCGCCTGGGTTACGGGCATCCGCGCCGAGCAGTCGCAGAACCGCCAAACCATGGACCCCGTGGAGTGGGACGCGGCTCATAACCTGGTTAAAATCCATCCGCTGTTCGACTGGACCTGGGACCAGGCCGTGGCCTTCACCCAGGAAAACGGAGTGCCGGTGAACACCCTGCATCAGCAGGGCTTCGTGAGCATCGGGTGTGCCCCCTGCACCCGCGCCATTCGGCCGGGCGAGGACTTCCGGGCCGGCCGCTGGTGGTGGGAAGACCTTTCGGCCAAGGAGTGCGGCCTGCACGCCACCGCCCATCACAACGGCCCCGACCCGGTGGTGGAGCCCGTTCCGGCAGGCTAG
- the pseI gene encoding pseudaminic acid synthase has product MNFSLGSRLIGPDQPPLIIAELSGNHNQDLNRGLAIVDAMAAAGAHAIKLQTYTADTMTLPGAYRIDDPNSLWYGRELHELYQEAHTPWEWHKPLFDRARAHGMLAFSSPFDETAVDFLETLDVPAYKIASFENTDWPLLRRVAATGKPVIMSTGASQLSEVAEAVQVLREAGCRDLVLLKCTSTYPATPQNTNLRTLPHFQQLFPDALMGLSDHTMGVGAAVAAVALGACVVEKHVTLRRADGGVDSAFSLEPEEMAQLVTETERAWQALGQVQYGVQRAEEKSRLYKRSLYVAQDVAAGEVFTKDNLRVVRPGDGLPPRYYDQLLGKPARQNLRAGTPLTWDAL; this is encoded by the coding sequence TCCCGCCTCATCGGCCCCGATCAGCCGCCGCTTATCATTGCTGAGCTCAGCGGCAACCACAACCAGGACCTCAACCGCGGCCTGGCCATTGTGGATGCCATGGCTGCTGCCGGAGCCCACGCCATTAAGCTCCAGACCTACACCGCCGATACCATGACGCTGCCCGGCGCCTACCGCATCGACGACCCCAACTCCCTCTGGTACGGCCGCGAGCTGCACGAGCTCTACCAGGAGGCCCACACGCCCTGGGAGTGGCACAAGCCCCTGTTCGACCGGGCCCGGGCGCACGGCATGCTGGCGTTCAGCTCGCCCTTCGATGAAACCGCCGTCGATTTTCTGGAAACCCTCGACGTGCCCGCCTATAAAATTGCCTCCTTCGAGAATACCGACTGGCCTTTGCTGCGCCGGGTAGCCGCTACCGGCAAGCCCGTGATTATGAGCACCGGCGCCAGTCAGCTCTCCGAGGTGGCGGAGGCCGTGCAGGTGCTGCGCGAAGCCGGCTGCCGCGACTTGGTGCTGCTCAAGTGCACCAGCACTTACCCCGCCACGCCCCAGAATACCAACCTGCGTACCCTGCCTCACTTTCAGCAGCTCTTCCCCGATGCGCTGATGGGCCTCTCCGACCACACCATGGGGGTAGGCGCTGCCGTAGCGGCCGTGGCCTTGGGTGCTTGCGTGGTGGAAAAGCACGTCACCCTGCGCCGCGCGGACGGCGGGGTGGACTCGGCTTTCTCCCTGGAGCCCGAGGAGATGGCCCAGCTCGTAACGGAAACCGAGCGTGCCTGGCAGGCCCTGGGCCAGGTGCAGTACGGCGTGCAGCGTGCCGAGGAGAAAAGCCGCCTCTACAAACGCTCCCTCTACGTGGCCCAGGACGTTGCCGCCGGCGAGGTATTCACCAAGGACAACCTGCGCGTGGTGCGCCCCGGCGACGGGCTGCCGCCGCGCTACTACGACCAGCTGCTCGGTAAACCCGCCCGCCAGAACCTACGGGCCGGCACCCCGCTGACCTGGGATGCCCTGTAG
- the cysD gene encoding sulfate adenylyltransferase subunit CysD, giving the protein MTSALNRVLHMSTPSFDYLDRLEAEAIHILREVAGQFERPALLFSGGKDSIVLTRLAEKAFRPGRFPFPLVHVDTGHNFSEVLAYRDQLAENLGEKLIVRQVEDTIKRQRLREPGGKFPSRNPLQTYTLLEVIEEFEFDACIGGARRDEEKARAKERIFSVRDEFGQWDPKRQRPELWNIYNGRIQKGENVRVFPISNWTELDVWRYIQRENIALPDIYFGHERRCVVLPTGQLLGLSEHLRLDKDDEIVTRQVRFRTVGDSTCTAAVESDAATVEDIIQDLLLAKVSERGATRLDDNISEAGMEDRKRNGYF; this is encoded by the coding sequence CTGACTTCTGCGCTAAATCGTGTTCTACACATGAGTACCCCTTCTTTCGATTATCTCGACCGGCTGGAAGCCGAAGCCATCCACATCCTGCGGGAAGTGGCCGGCCAGTTTGAGCGCCCAGCCCTACTCTTCTCGGGCGGCAAAGACTCCATCGTGCTGACCCGCCTCGCGGAAAAGGCCTTCCGGCCCGGCCGCTTCCCGTTTCCCCTGGTGCACGTCGATACCGGCCACAACTTCTCCGAGGTACTGGCCTACCGCGACCAGCTAGCTGAAAACCTGGGCGAAAAGCTGATCGTGCGCCAAGTGGAAGATACCATCAAGCGGCAGCGCCTGCGCGAGCCGGGCGGCAAGTTTCCCAGCCGCAATCCCCTGCAAACCTATACGCTGCTGGAGGTCATTGAGGAGTTTGAGTTCGATGCCTGCATCGGCGGGGCTCGCCGCGACGAGGAAAAGGCCCGGGCTAAGGAGCGCATTTTCTCCGTCCGCGACGAGTTTGGGCAGTGGGACCCTAAGCGCCAGCGCCCCGAGCTCTGGAACATCTACAACGGCCGCATCCAGAAGGGCGAAAACGTGCGCGTGTTCCCCATTTCCAACTGGACGGAGCTGGACGTGTGGCGCTATATCCAGCGCGAGAACATTGCCCTGCCCGACATCTACTTCGGTCATGAGCGCCGTTGCGTGGTGCTACCTACCGGCCAGCTACTAGGCCTTTCGGAGCACTTGCGCCTGGATAAGGACGATGAAATCGTGACCCGGCAGGTGCGCTTCCGCACCGTCGGCGACTCTACATGCACGGCCGCCGTGGAAAGCGACGCCGCCACCGTGGAAGACATCATCCAGGACCTGCTGCTGGCCAAAGTAAGCGAGCGGGGCGCTACCCGCCTCGACGACAACATCTCGGAAGCCGGCATGGAAGACCGCAAACGCAACGGGTATTTCTAG
- the cobA gene encoding uroporphyrinogen-III C-methyltransferase has translation MSTTKLPRLTVLGAGPGDPELLTLKGARVLAEADVILYDALTNHALLQHARPAAVSVPVGKRRGMRSHSQDEINALIVEYAHRYGHVVRLKGGDPFVFGRGREEMLFAEAHGLATDYVPGISSAVAAAGSAGIPVTHRGLSEGFRVITATTATGELSGSVAEAAQSRATTVILMGLGELENIVAVFSRCGQTDTPAAIVQNGTLPQARVVTGTVAELPARAAAAGIGTPAIIIIGEVVRLATPASLATTLPPAAFAVLTPPSYAEVA, from the coding sequence ATGTCCACAACCAAACTACCACGCCTGACGGTACTCGGGGCCGGGCCCGGCGACCCGGAGCTGCTCACGCTCAAAGGGGCTCGGGTGCTGGCCGAAGCCGACGTGATTCTCTACGATGCCCTGACCAACCACGCCCTGCTCCAGCACGCACGCCCTGCGGCTGTAAGCGTGCCCGTGGGCAAGCGCCGCGGTATGCGCAGCCACTCGCAGGACGAAATCAACGCCCTGATTGTGGAGTACGCCCACCGCTACGGCCACGTGGTGCGCCTGAAAGGTGGCGACCCATTTGTGTTCGGGCGGGGCCGAGAGGAAATGCTCTTCGCCGAAGCCCACGGCCTAGCCACCGACTACGTGCCGGGCATTAGCAGCGCGGTAGCGGCGGCGGGCAGCGCGGGTATTCCGGTTACGCACCGCGGCCTGAGCGAAGGATTTCGAGTGATTACGGCCACTACGGCTACCGGCGAGTTGTCGGGCAGTGTGGCCGAGGCCGCTCAGTCGCGCGCTACTACTGTGATACTCATGGGCCTGGGCGAGCTGGAAAATATCGTGGCTGTGTTCAGCCGTTGCGGGCAGACTGACACCCCGGCAGCCATCGTGCAGAACGGCACCCTACCCCAGGCGCGGGTGGTAACCGGTACGGTAGCCGAGCTGCCCGCCCGCGCCGCCGCGGCCGGTATCGGGACGCCGGCCATCATCATTATTGGCGAGGTAGTTCGCCTGGCTACTCCGGCCAGTCTGGCGACTACGCTCCCGCCGGCGGCTTTCGCCGTGTTAACGCCACCCTCCTACGCAGAGGTGGCCTGA
- a CDS encoding assimilatory sulfite reductase (NADPH) flavoprotein subunit — protein sequence MSSPTLPIGLDEATLQQLTAGLTDRQLLWLSGYLYGRAGSDAAPEAAIPAAATAPIATSVAPSLTILYGSQTGNSKKAAGIAAEAARQRGLVATVRDMNDYPTKDLKTEQQLLVVVSTQGEGDPPIAAEELHQFLLSNRAPKLPDLRFAVLALGDKSYLQFCQTGFEFDQRLAELGAKRLLERVDCDVEFEAEARRWAGQVLGLIAAATLPAVTPAPVAASVVSAQVKPVALTALVGGAEVELEERVEYSSRNPFEAELLEKIQLNGRGSTKETYHLEFSLADSGIQYEAGDALMVQPRNRPGLVQEVLDAARLAAADPVRLEAEELDLSTALTERLELSVVTRDVLERYAAVAPHHPKLREILADKAQLPTYLYGRDVADLLQEFPVELSGQQLAAVLRPLPARAYSIASSLLAHPEEVHLTVGAVRYQANGRAKHGACSSFQADHLHIGDAARVWVDRNEYFKLPQDPSTDIIMVGAGTGVAPFRAFVEERAETGATGQNWLVFGNPHFTTDFLYQTEWLQHLKRGTLHQLDVAFSRDQEEKIYIQHRLLQQSRRLYAQLENGAHFYVCGDKNRMAADVQRALLTVIAQESGQGDAYAADYLKQLRKSRRYLEDVY from the coding sequence ATGTCTTCCCCCACTCTTCCCATCGGCCTTGATGAAGCCACGCTGCAGCAGCTGACGGCCGGCCTCACCGACCGCCAACTGCTTTGGCTGAGTGGCTACCTCTACGGTCGGGCTGGCTCGGACGCTGCTCCGGAAGCCGCTATTCCGGCAGCGGCAACCGCCCCGATTGCCACGTCCGTAGCTCCCAGCCTCACCATTCTGTACGGCTCTCAAACCGGCAATAGCAAGAAGGCAGCGGGTATTGCGGCTGAAGCCGCCCGGCAGCGCGGCCTGGTAGCCACCGTGCGCGACATGAACGACTACCCCACCAAGGACCTCAAAACCGAGCAGCAGCTATTGGTGGTGGTGAGCACCCAGGGCGAGGGCGACCCACCTATTGCGGCCGAGGAGCTGCACCAGTTCTTACTGAGCAACCGCGCCCCCAAGCTGCCCGACCTACGTTTCGCAGTGCTGGCTCTGGGTGATAAAAGCTACCTGCAGTTCTGCCAGACGGGTTTTGAGTTCGACCAGCGCCTGGCCGAGTTGGGTGCCAAACGCCTGCTGGAGCGCGTGGACTGCGACGTGGAGTTCGAAGCCGAAGCTCGCCGCTGGGCCGGGCAAGTGCTGGGGCTGATTGCCGCTGCTACTTTGCCTGCAGTAACTCCTGCGCCGGTAGCCGCCAGCGTGGTGTCAGCCCAGGTTAAGCCGGTGGCGCTGACAGCTCTTGTGGGTGGCGCGGAAGTGGAGTTGGAGGAACGGGTGGAATACAGCAGCCGTAACCCCTTTGAGGCTGAGCTGCTGGAGAAAATTCAGCTCAACGGCCGTGGCTCTACCAAGGAAACCTACCATTTAGAGTTTTCCCTGGCCGACTCGGGCATCCAATACGAAGCTGGCGACGCCCTGATGGTGCAGCCCCGCAACCGCCCCGGTTTAGTGCAGGAAGTGCTGGACGCTGCCCGCCTGGCCGCCGCGGACCCCGTGCGCCTCGAAGCCGAGGAACTAGACCTGAGCACGGCCCTGACCGAGCGGCTGGAGCTGTCCGTCGTCACCCGCGACGTGCTGGAGCGCTACGCCGCCGTAGCCCCGCACCACCCCAAGCTGCGCGAAATTCTAGCCGACAAAGCTCAACTTCCTACCTACCTCTATGGCCGCGACGTAGCCGATTTGCTTCAGGAGTTTCCGGTGGAACTGTCGGGGCAGCAGTTGGCGGCGGTGCTGCGGCCTTTGCCGGCCCGGGCTTATTCTATTGCCTCTTCCCTGTTGGCTCACCCCGAGGAAGTACACCTGACTGTGGGGGCAGTGCGCTACCAAGCCAACGGCCGCGCCAAGCACGGTGCCTGCTCCAGCTTCCAGGCTGACCACCTACACATCGGCGACGCGGCCCGGGTGTGGGTGGACCGCAACGAGTACTTCAAGCTCCCCCAGGACCCGAGCACCGACATCATCATGGTAGGCGCGGGCACCGGCGTGGCACCCTTCCGGGCCTTCGTGGAGGAGCGGGCCGAAACCGGCGCTACCGGCCAGAACTGGCTGGTGTTCGGCAACCCCCACTTCACCACCGACTTCCTCTACCAAACCGAGTGGCTGCAACACCTCAAGCGCGGCACCCTCCACCAGCTCGACGTGGCCTTCTCCCGCGACCAGGAAGAGAAAATATACATCCAGCACCGCCTGCTCCAGCAAAGCCGCCGCCTCTACGCCCAGCTTGAAAACGGGGCCCACTTCTACGTCTGCGGCGACAAAAACCGCATGGCCGCCGACGTACAGCGCGCCCTGCTCACCGTCATTGCTCAGGAAAGCGGCCAGGGCGATGCCTACGCCGCCGACTACCTCAAGCAGCTCCGCAAATCGCGCCGCTACCTCGAGGACGTGTACTGA
- a CDS encoding oligosaccharide flippase family protein: MGIVQRQGLRNTIISYIGLALGFVSTALVLPNFLQPEQLGVTATLSSVATLYAQVAAFGFASVGIRFFPYFRHPESGHRGFLPLLLGVPLLGFAVVTALYFLGEPLLLPWYGRDAPLLAPYYAWGAVLALFTMLYSVQDAYLKALYHTAFSSFVQDILLRVLIVTGAFLFGFGYLSFSGYVLWFVSVNSVIALLLTAYTAAIGELHWRPTQQVLTVRPLREMLGMGAFTLLGSLSGSIIMFIDTLMVGAQVSVAAAGIYVVAGNISTALAIPARSLNKIAFPLLADYWKQQDLPRMADFYRRATRLNTLIGCLLFLGIALNLDFIYSLMRNARYAEGTVVVLLLLASKLFDGITGVNGLMVVTSPRYRFDLIFNVSLALLTILLNGLLIPRLGMVGAAVAACIAQVSINVARTWFVWHSYRMQPFTWRIPLILGIAAVAGVAGWLMPSLSSPLLTMLLRSTVLTLVYGGLILVTNSAPEATAFLSKLKQRKH; encoded by the coding sequence TTGGGTATCGTTCAGCGGCAGGGGCTGCGCAACACCATTATTTCCTACATCGGGCTGGCGCTGGGCTTCGTGAGTACGGCTCTGGTGCTACCCAACTTTCTGCAGCCCGAGCAGCTGGGGGTTACGGCCACCCTGTCGTCGGTAGCCACGCTCTACGCCCAGGTTGCGGCCTTTGGCTTTGCCAGCGTGGGCATCCGTTTTTTCCCTTACTTCCGCCATCCAGAGTCGGGGCACCGAGGGTTTCTGCCGCTGCTGCTGGGTGTGCCGCTGCTGGGGTTTGCAGTGGTCACGGCCCTGTATTTTCTGGGCGAGCCACTGCTGCTGCCCTGGTATGGGCGGGATGCGCCCCTACTGGCGCCGTACTACGCCTGGGGTGCCGTGCTGGCCTTGTTTACCATGCTTTACTCGGTGCAGGATGCCTACCTCAAGGCGCTGTACCACACGGCTTTCTCGTCCTTCGTGCAGGATATTCTGCTGCGAGTTCTGATTGTGACGGGGGCTTTCCTGTTTGGCTTTGGCTACCTGTCTTTCTCAGGCTACGTGCTGTGGTTTGTGAGCGTAAACAGCGTCATTGCTTTGCTGCTGACGGCTTACACGGCGGCCATCGGGGAGCTGCACTGGCGACCTACGCAGCAGGTGCTCACGGTGCGCCCCCTGCGCGAAATGCTGGGCATGGGCGCCTTTACCCTGCTTGGCAGCCTGTCGGGCAGCATCATTATGTTCATCGACACCCTGATGGTGGGCGCCCAGGTGAGCGTGGCGGCGGCCGGCATTTACGTGGTGGCCGGCAACATCAGTACGGCCTTGGCTATTCCGGCCCGCTCCCTCAACAAAATAGCCTTTCCGCTCCTGGCCGACTACTGGAAGCAGCAGGACCTCCCGCGCATGGCCGACTTCTACCGCCGCGCTACCCGCCTCAACACCCTCATCGGCTGCCTGTTGTTCCTGGGCATCGCCTTGAATCTGGACTTTATCTACTCCCTGATGCGCAACGCCCGCTACGCCGAGGGTACGGTGGTGGTGCTGCTCCTACTGGCCAGCAAGCTCTTCGATGGCATCACGGGCGTTAATGGCCTGATGGTAGTAACGTCTCCACGCTACCGGTTCGACCTGATTTTCAACGTGTCACTGGCGCTGCTCACTATTCTGCTCAACGGTTTGTTGATTCCGCGCCTGGGCATGGTGGGGGCGGCGGTAGCGGCCTGCATCGCGCAAGTCAGCATTAACGTGGCCCGCACCTGGTTTGTGTGGCACAGCTACCGCATGCAGCCCTTTACCTGGCGCATCCCGCTGATACTAGGTATTGCGGCCGTGGCGGGGGTAGCAGGCTGGCTGATGCCCTCCCTTAGCTCGCCCCTGCTTACCATGCTCCTGCGCTCCACCGTGCTGACGCTGGTGTACGGCGGACTGATTCTGGTGACGAACTCGGCCCCCGAAGCAACTGCTTTTCTCAGCAAACTTAAACAACGGAAACACTAG